In Pseudomonas sp. ADAK2, the genomic window GTTGTAGGCAAATTCGACGATGAGTCAGACCTCCACGATAGATGCGCTCGATAGCCCCGTCAGCCATAGCAATTGGACAGAAAGCCGCCCAGCCCCTAGGCTTCAATCGCTGCGAAAGCGTCATTCAATAAAGCCCCCGCCCCCATGATCGTACGTCCCAAGCCGAACCTGATCGGCATCCTGTTTTCCCTCAAAGGCTCGATTGCCAAGCGCATTGCCTTGCGCAGCCTGTTGGTGACCCTGCTCGCGTCGGTGATTGTGCTGGTGGAAACCTGGCACCCGGCGTATTTCTCCAAGGTCAATGCGACGCCGTTCACCCTGCTGGGGTTGTCGCTGTCGATCTTCATGAGTTTTCGCAACAACGCCTGTTACGACCGTTGGTGGGAAGGTCGCAAGCAACTGGGGCAATTGATCATTGAGGTGCGCTCGCTGATCCGCCAGACCCAAGGTCTGATGGACGCGGACGAACGCGAATTGTTGTTGCGTGAACTGTGCGGCTTCGCCCATGGCCTGATCGCGCGCCTGCGCTTTGAAAGTGAGCGGCAAGCCGTCGCGCCCTGGACTTCCACGCCCATCGACCATCAGCACCCGAACATCCCCGATGCGCTGTTGCAACGCCTCGGCGCCCGCTGTTCGGAACTGGCCGAGCTCGGCCGGATCAGTGAATGGCGCTACACCCAACTGGAAGCCCGGCTGGTCAGCCTGAGCCAGGTCCAGGCGAGTTGCGAGCGGATAAAAAGCACGCCGCTGCCCTTCCCTTACACCCTGTTGCTGCACCGCACCATTTACCTGTTTTGCATCCTGCTGCCGTTTGCCATGGCCGAACCGCTGGGTTGGCTGACCCCGGTGTTCACCGCCATCGTCAGTTACACCTTTTTCGGTCTCGACGAAATCGGCGACGACCTCGAAGACCCGTTCGGCTTCGATGAGAACGATTTGCCGTGCAATGCGATTTTGCGCACCCTGGAGCGCGAAGTGCTGGCGGCGTTGGGGCAAACCGATTTGCCGCCGGCCCTCGAACCCATCGAGTACGTCTTGAACTGAGCCAGGGTTTGACTCAAGGCCGCGCCTGACCGAAGCTGACGTCTTTTGCAAAAGCTCGCCAGCCCCCGGATCCGTGCATGCCCCAGTCCCGCCGCTACTTGCTTATCAGCCTCTGCGTCCTGTTCGCCCTTGCCCTCGCCTGGTTTTTCCTGCGCAGTACCACGCCCGTGGTGCCGGAGGCGATCAAACATGGCTACAGCGAAGCGCTGGCCCAGGCGCGCGCCGGCCAACCGGGGGCGGCACGGGTGCTTTACCAGCAACTGGGCCGGCCAGACCTGTCGACCAAACGCCGGCTCTGGTTACTGGCCGAATTGCCCAACTACCCCAGCCCGCAAGCCTTGAAACTGGCGGATGCCGATTTGCAAAACAGCTCGGCAGAGGTTCGGGTGGCGGCGATCAAAAGTATCGTCGGCCTGGTTCCCAGTGGGCAGCGCAGCCTGTTGCTGGGGCCGTTGCTCGATGACAGCGAGCAAACCGTGCGCCTGGCTGCCGTCAACGCGTTACTGGGATTGTCACCGGATGATCTGGGCCTGTACTTCGGTCCGTTGCAGCAGGCGATCGATGCCTGGGAGCAAATCCTCAAGTCCGAACCGGAAAGTGCCAACACGCACTATCAACTGGCGCGGCTGCACCTGCACAACGCCGAACTGAAAGAAGCGCAACAGGCGCTGGAGCGCACCTTGCAGCTGGAGCCCGGCAATTTGCCGGCGCTGGTCATGCAAATCGAAGTGCTGGACAAGCAAGGCCAGAGCGACGCCGCCCGGCAGTTGTTGGCCAAACAGTTGAAGGCCCAACCGGATTCCGCCTACCTGCAACATGCCCTCGGCCTCTGGTTGCTGCACCACGGGCAAAGTGAGTTCGCCGTGCTCGGCCTCTCCAAAGCGGTTGAACTGGAGCCGGACAACAAGGATTACCGCTACGACCTGGCCACCACGCTGCGCAGCGAGGAAGAGCTGGAAGCCGCGCAGAAACAGCTACAGGAAATCGTTCAGCGTCACCCGGCCGACCGCAAGGCGCGGGTGCTGTTGATCAATTACTGGAAGGAAAGCGGCCAGTTGCAGAACGTGCAGATTCTGCTGGCGCAGCTGGAACAGATGAACCCGGATGATCCGGCGTTGCAGCAAGGTCTTTAACCGCCGCAAAATTTCGTTGAACCGTCGTCTCGGCCTAGGGTCAAGAGAAACAGGCAGTCAATTCAGGCACTTCAGGCCTGC contains:
- a CDS encoding tetratricopeptide repeat protein; the protein is MPQSRRYLLISLCVLFALALAWFFLRSTTPVVPEAIKHGYSEALAQARAGQPGAARVLYQQLGRPDLSTKRRLWLLAELPNYPSPQALKLADADLQNSSAEVRVAAIKSIVGLVPSGQRSLLLGPLLDDSEQTVRLAAVNALLGLSPDDLGLYFGPLQQAIDAWEQILKSEPESANTHYQLARLHLHNAELKEAQQALERTLQLEPGNLPALVMQIEVLDKQGQSDAARQLLAKQLKAQPDSAYLQHALGLWLLHHGQSEFAVLGLSKAVELEPDNKDYRYDLATTLRSEEELEAAQKQLQEIVQRHPADRKARVLLINYWKESGQLQNVQILLAQLEQMNPDDPALQQGL
- a CDS encoding bestrophin family protein codes for the protein MIVRPKPNLIGILFSLKGSIAKRIALRSLLVTLLASVIVLVETWHPAYFSKVNATPFTLLGLSLSIFMSFRNNACYDRWWEGRKQLGQLIIEVRSLIRQTQGLMDADERELLLRELCGFAHGLIARLRFESERQAVAPWTSTPIDHQHPNIPDALLQRLGARCSELAELGRISEWRYTQLEARLVSLSQVQASCERIKSTPLPFPYTLLLHRTIYLFCILLPFAMAEPLGWLTPVFTAIVSYTFFGLDEIGDDLEDPFGFDENDLPCNAILRTLEREVLAALGQTDLPPALEPIEYVLN